The sequence below is a genomic window from Harmonia axyridis chromosome 1, icHarAxyr1.1, whole genome shotgun sequence.
AGTAGAACCCCCTGCCAACACCTCTGGAACCTCTGAAGGAACTACGTCCCCTTGGTGGCCTGTTTGTGGTTGAAATACCTGGTCGATTAGTTCTCTTTGGCATTACCTAAAACAACATATCTCTATTCTAGATTTGTTTCATCCAAATTCTCTGATAAAGAACAGAGATAATATCAAAGAATGGtatgaaatgataaataaacAAACCTTTATAGGTCTTCCTCTAAATAGAGAATCATCCAAAGCCATTGCAGTTTGAACTGAATCTCTATCTACAAATTCAATGTACGCAAATCCTTTTGGATGTCCGTCAAACTTATTGCGTTGTATTGTAATACGATTCATGGAACCGCAACCATGAAAGTGTTGTTCTAATTCATCTGCAGTAGCACCATAATCAACATTTCCTATGTAAATGCTGCGGTTATCAACCtccattttttcttctattgaCATGTTCAAAGGACTCGCTacaaatgatttcaaattaacATTGAACTAATTCAAACATTCCGAAAAGGAATTGAATTAACCCAGAGAAATTGGTCACTTACTCATTCCTGGAGGACTTCCCATATTCATCTGTTTGTCAACTTCACTTTGTAACTGTTTTAACTTTTCAGCCTCTTCTTCCATTTCTCGAACCCTTGCTTTAATTGCTTCCATTTCTGGATCATCTCCAGTAGTTCCATCTATCTCAGTATCATTCAATATTGATTCATCAGTAATACCATTAGCATCATCTAAATTATCTAATTGATCTTCGGGCCCCAAACCCAAATCTTCACTGTCTGCCATACCTTTGAATTGACGAATAGGttaggaaattattttgaagcaCATTGAAAGAAAGTAATGAATAATGGGTTTCTAAGGATATATACTATTCACAAAcatgttgaatatttcatttgcaTGCAAAATCTTTACAGTAAATCAACGAAAGTATACAAGGGAATATGAGAAACTCAACTTTAAAAATTAGAACTCACTTTTTTCTACAAGTATTTATTCTTAGTATATAAAATAACTAATAAATTCAATGGAACAATTATTTTGTATTTCCAATTTCCATTACCGGCATAGCATAACAAATGGCGGGTGTCTTTTAAACATAGAATAAAAATATGACGCAATGGTGCACAGATTGTTacgtatttattttcagtttttgtggTCGTCGCAGCTATTCAGTTAACCAGTAAAAGTACATTAGGGAACATGAAAAACTCACTTTAATGGTGGGTTTAtacaccattcctaagaactaagaactataCCTaaaaattcagtggcgtttatgcactctcttgttagttcttattTAAGACAtacgcacgtgctcgaactactttctatttgttccatactttgatgtttgacattgatattgactgtgaaaaaattaaattaaatttttttagatacacctaataattttcatcaattattcATCAGAAATTCTTTAACTTTAGATAAATACACATATATCTAAATAGTACAAATACTAAACTTTAAATACATATCTATAAAAATAAAGCTAAatctaaaatttgaaatttcattttttcgtcAGTAATGAAACTAAACCTTCTGGTTTCGTGTAACAATATTAAGAAGTTTCTTtagtttttgacatttttttttgatatttcaaaaaatgatgTATTGTCGAGTAATTGATTCATAATTCGAGAATTTTGAATAgcagattttttttcgaatttctagATTTTGCATTGTGAGAAACGTAATCTGTCGAAATTTCAGGAAATGAAAGAATATTATTTCGATCAATTCCAAAAGTTCATTATTGAAAGAATGCACCAATATAAAATTAACTTGACCCTGAATACAAAGATAAGATTTTTTTCCTAAGGTCTTATTTATGCACTGACTCTTATACGAATGATCATTTTATCTTG
It includes:
- the LOC123682442 gene encoding polyadenylate-binding protein 2 isoform X2 → MADSEDLGLGPEDQLDNLDDANGITDESILNDTEIDGTTGDDPEMEAIKARVREMEEEAEKLKQLQSEVDKQMNMGSPPGMTSPLNMSIEEKMEVDNRSIYIGNVDYGATADELEQHFHGCGSMNRITIQRNKFDGHPKGFAYIEFVDRDSVQTAMALDDSLFRGRPIKVMPKRTNRPGISTTNRPPRGRSSFRGSRGVGRGFYSGFRPLRRPRRGASAYFGPY
- the LOC123682442 gene encoding polyadenylate-binding protein 2 isoform X1, translating into MADSEDLGLGPEDQLDNLDDANGITDESILNDTEIDGTTGDDPEMEAIKARVREMEEEAEKLKQLQSEVDKQMNMGSPPGMTSPLNMSIEEKMEVDNRSIYIGNVDYGATADELEQHFHGCGSMNRITIQRNKFDGHPKGFAYIEFVDRDSVQTAMALDDSLFRGRPIKVMPKRTNRPGISTTNRPPRGRSSFRGSRGVGRGFYSGFRPLRRPRSYRRGASAYFGPY